GAGCAGGACGCCGTAGGAGGCGATCACGATGACCAGGCCGAGGAGGAAGGACACCGTGGCCGCGTAGTTGACCTGCTGGCCGGTGAAGGCGAGGGAGTAGGCGTAGAGGTTGGCGGTGTAGGAACTGCTGATGACGTCCGGGGCGATCTTCATCAGCAGGTTCGGCTCGTTGAACAGCTGGAAGCTGCCGATCACGGAGAACAGCAGGGTGAGCAGCAACGCCGGGCGCAGCGCGGGGAGTTTGACGGACCAGGCGATCCGCCAGGCCCCCGCGCCGTCCATCGCAGCGGCCTCGTACAGCTCCTGCGGGACGGTGCGCAGCGCCGCGTACAGGATGATCATGTTGTAGCCGACGAACTCCCAGGTCACGATGTTCGCCAGACTGCCGAGCATCCAGCCCTCGCTGAGGAAGGCCGGGACCGGCAGGTCCAGGTTCCGGCTCAGCTGGGCGAACGGTCCGAAGTCCGGGCCGTACAGGTAGCCCCACATGAGCGCGGCGACCACGCTGGGCACGGCGTACGGGACGAAGATGCCCAGCCGGATCACCCGGGACAGACGCAGCAGACCGCTGTCGAGCGCGAGCGCGAACAGCAGGGCCAGCAGCAGCATCACGGGGACCTGGACCACGAAGAACAGCGCGACCCGGCCGACTCCGTGCAGGAACTGGGAGTCGCCGAAGGCCTGGACGTAGTTGTCGAGGCCGACGAAGACCGTCCCGCCGATCAGCCGCGTCTGGAAGAGGCTGAGATAGGCGGCGTAGCCGAGCGGCGCGAGGAAGAGCAGGACGAACAGCACCAGGAACGGGGCGACGAAGAGCGGTCCCGCCGAGCGGTGGCGACGCGGACGGCCGGGCCGGGAGCGGCCCTCGGCGGTGGACGGGGTGGTGACGGTCATGTCAGCTCCCCTTGACGGTGAAGCCCTGGTTCTTGGCGTACGTGGTCATCCGGGACTGCCAACTGCCGAGGGCGGCGACCGTGTCGGACTTGTCGGCGAGGGACTTGCCGACGGTCTCGGTCCAGTCGGTGGCCGCCTGGTCGAGGAACGGCGGCCACTGGAACGAGGGGTCGACGGTGGCGCTGACGTCGGCGAAGACCTGGTTGACCTTCTGGCCGCCGTAGAAGGACGGCGCGTCCGACACGAACTCCTGGTCGGCGAGCAGGGCCTTGGTCGCCGGGAAGAAGAACTGCTCGGTGGCGAACATCTTCGCGGTCGCGGGGTCGCTGTTGAGGAACTGCGCGAACACGGCGGCCGCGATGGGGTTCTTGGTGGAGCGGATGACGGCGGTGGTCGAGCCGCCCCAGTTGCCCGCGTTGGGCTTGGCCGCGTCCCACTGGGGCAGCGGGGCCGCGCGCCACTTG
This genomic stretch from Streptomyces deccanensis harbors:
- a CDS encoding carbohydrate ABC transporter permease; protein product: MTVTTPSTAEGRSRPGRPRRHRSAGPLFVAPFLVLFVLLFLAPLGYAAYLSLFQTRLIGGTVFVGLDNYVQAFGDSQFLHGVGRVALFFVVQVPVMLLLALLFALALDSGLLRLSRVIRLGIFVPYAVPSVVAALMWGYLYGPDFGPFAQLSRNLDLPVPAFLSEGWMLGSLANIVTWEFVGYNMIILYAALRTVPQELYEAAAMDGAGAWRIAWSVKLPALRPALLLTLLFSVIGSFQLFNEPNLLMKIAPDVISSSYTANLYAYSLAFTGQQVNYAATVSFLLGLVIVIASYGVLLTANRRRTP